Proteins co-encoded in one Methylobacterium sp. WL1 genomic window:
- a CDS encoding PilZ domain-containing protein, translated as MLDRRSAPRTVLNETGSISIDEHRSLPCIVYDRSLGGVRVALPNAEIVPEHFVLNIDASAEILVCRSVWRKAEEIGATTNEPEPDRPSLRRRPA; from the coding sequence ATGCTTGATCGACGGAGCGCCCCGCGCACGGTGCTGAACGAGACCGGCAGCATCTCCATCGACGAGCACCGCAGCCTGCCTTGCATCGTCTACGATCGCTCGCTGGGCGGCGTCCGCGTCGCCCTTCCGAACGCCGAGATCGTGCCGGAGCACTTCGTGCTCAACATCGACGCCAGCGCCGAGATCCTCGTCTGCCGCTCCGTGTGGCGCAAGGCGGAGGAGATCGGCGCGACGACGAACGAGCCGGAACCCGACCGGCCGAGCCTCCGTCGCCGGCCGGCCTGA
- a CDS encoding MucR family transcriptional regulator, whose product MHTPDLIGLAGDVVAAYVSNNPVPASELPALIARVHGAIAGLASGTSAAAASAEAPVAVDKPSAGQIRKSVQHDGIVSFIDGKTYKTLKRHLTANGLSPQSYRERYGLPTDYPMVAPSYAEQRSALAKAIGLGQPGAMADRERKGRKAA is encoded by the coding sequence GTGCACACGCCTGACCTTATCGGCTTGGCGGGCGACGTCGTCGCCGCCTACGTATCGAACAATCCCGTTCCGGCCAGCGAGCTGCCGGCCCTGATCGCCCGGGTGCACGGCGCGATCGCAGGTCTCGCCTCCGGGACGAGCGCCGCCGCAGCCAGTGCCGAGGCGCCCGTGGCCGTCGACAAGCCGAGCGCGGGCCAGATCCGCAAGTCGGTCCAGCATGACGGGATCGTCAGCTTCATCGACGGCAAGACCTACAAGACGCTCAAGCGGCACCTGACCGCCAACGGTCTCAGCCCGCAGAGCTACCGCGAGCGCTACGGCCTCCCCACCGACTACCCGATGGTCGCCCCGAGCTACGCCGAGCAGCGCTCCGCCCTCGCCAAGGCGATCGGCCTGGGTCAGCCCGGTGCCATGGCCGACCGCGAGCGCAAGGGTCGCAAGGCGGCCTGA
- a CDS encoding sensor domain-containing diguanylate cyclase: MKGVAMKARAGRVSARLERHERAPIAASGGYGFRRDRRLGARIVRALDSLPLGFCLFDVGDCLVFANAGYRRIFGQTAGQARPGMHARTLIALNTARGLKADQDPARIWAERRRILARRDPETVLQMLSDGRQVALTLQPQPDGGWIALYEDVTERRRMEALLRHRADHDPLTGLPNRSLFETRLDRAAAEPGGCALLCIDLDGFKPVNDVYGHATGDALLRQVAERLREGLDDRDTASRLGGDEFALLLDDTPLATVLDLAHRIHRRLTEPYDVGADRPVLIGAAIGIACAPVHATQAQILVAQADAAMYQAKRLGQPCLWDATLRLGLAPVGPVAP; this comes from the coding sequence TTGAAGGGGGTCGCCATGAAGGCGCGGGCGGGCAGGGTTTCGGCGCGGCTGGAACGCCATGAGCGGGCGCCGATCGCCGCCTCCGGGGGCTACGGGTTCCGTCGCGACCGGCGGCTCGGGGCCCGGATCGTCCGGGCCCTGGACAGCCTGCCGCTCGGCTTCTGCCTGTTCGATGTCGGCGACTGCCTGGTCTTCGCCAATGCCGGCTACCGGCGGATCTTCGGACAGACGGCCGGGCAGGCGCGGCCCGGCATGCATGCCCGGACCCTCATCGCGCTCAACACGGCGCGGGGCCTCAAGGCCGATCAGGACCCGGCCAGGATCTGGGCGGAGCGGCGCCGGATCCTGGCCCGGCGCGATCCCGAGACCGTACTGCAGATGCTCTCGGACGGGCGCCAGGTCGCCCTCACGCTTCAGCCGCAGCCGGATGGCGGCTGGATCGCCCTCTACGAGGACGTGACCGAGCGCCGGCGGATGGAGGCGCTGCTGCGCCACAGGGCCGATCACGACCCGCTCACCGGCCTGCCCAACCGCTCCCTGTTCGAGACCCGCCTCGACCGGGCGGCGGCCGAGCCGGGCGGCTGCGCCCTGCTGTGCATCGACCTCGACGGCTTCAAGCCGGTCAACGACGTCTACGGCCACGCCACGGGCGACGCACTGCTGCGGCAGGTGGCCGAACGGCTCCGGGAGGGTCTCGACGACCGGGATACCGCGTCCCGCCTCGGCGGCGACGAGTTCGCCCTGCTGCTGGACGACACCCCGCTCGCGACCGTGCTGGACTTGGCCCACCGCATCCACCGACGGCTCACTGAACCCTACGATGTCGGGGCCGATCGGCCGGTCCTGATCGGGGCCGCCATCGGCATCGCCTGCGCACCGGTCCACGCCACCCAGGCGCAGATCCTCGTCGCGCAGGCCGACGCGGCGATGTACCAGGCCAAACGGCTGGGCCAACCCTGCCTGTGGGACGCCACGCTGCGCCTCGGCCTCGCGCCGGTCGGTCCGGTGGCCCCGTGA
- the thrS gene encoding threonine--tRNA ligase: MPILTFPDGNTREVAAGTTGRSVVEGIAKSLAKRTVAMALDGTVADLDDPIARDARIEFLDRTDPRSLELIRHDCAHVLAEAVQSLWPETQVTIGPVIENGFYYDFYRETPFTPEDFPKIEAKMREIIARDAPFTKEVWKREDVRALFEGKQEKFKVELVDAIPPGEDLKIYRQGDWFDLCRGPHMTSTAKVGAAFKLMKVAGAYWRGDSNNPMLTRIYGTAWAAQADLDDYLHRLEEAERRDHRRLGREMDLFHFQEEGPGVVFWHAKGWTIFQELIAYMRRRLRGDYAEVNAPQILDKALWETSGHWGWYRENMFAAQSAGDEAEDKRWFALKPMNCPGHVQIFKHGLKSYRDLPLRLAEFGVVHRYEPSGAMHGLMRVRGFTQDDAHVFCTEDQLADECLKINDLILSTYADFGFDQIVVKLSTRPEKRVGSDALWDHAEDVMTRVLAQIEAQSAGRIRTEVNPGEGAFYGPKFEYVLRDAIGRDWQCGTTQVDFNLPERFGAFYIDADGTRKPPVMVHRAICGSMERFTGILIEHFAGHFPLWLSPVQVVVATITGEADAYARDVVRALERAGLRVEADLRNEKINYKVREHSLAKVPVLLALGKREAEERTVSIRRLGSQQTRSLPLTEAVAAFVAEATAPDLRRAQAVADTVPTSDTILDGHHGVHATP, translated from the coding sequence ATGCCGATTCTCACCTTCCCCGACGGCAACACGCGGGAGGTCGCCGCCGGCACCACCGGCCGCAGCGTGGTCGAGGGCATCGCCAAGTCGCTGGCCAAGCGGACCGTCGCCATGGCGCTCGACGGCACGGTCGCCGACCTCGACGATCCGATCGCCCGGGACGCCCGCATCGAGTTCCTCGACCGGACCGACCCGCGCAGCCTTGAGCTGATCCGCCACGATTGCGCGCACGTGCTGGCCGAGGCCGTCCAGAGCCTGTGGCCGGAGACGCAGGTCACGATCGGCCCGGTGATCGAGAACGGATTCTACTACGATTTCTACCGCGAGACCCCGTTCACGCCCGAGGATTTTCCGAAGATCGAGGCGAAGATGCGCGAGATCATTGCGCGCGATGCCCCCTTCACGAAGGAGGTCTGGAAACGCGAGGACGTGCGCGCGCTGTTCGAGGGCAAGCAGGAGAAATTCAAGGTCGAGCTGGTCGACGCGATCCCGCCCGGCGAGGATCTGAAGATCTACCGGCAGGGCGATTGGTTCGACCTGTGCCGCGGCCCGCACATGACCTCGACGGCCAAGGTCGGCGCCGCCTTCAAGCTGATGAAGGTCGCGGGCGCCTACTGGCGGGGCGATTCGAACAACCCGATGCTGACGCGCATCTACGGGACCGCCTGGGCGGCCCAAGCCGACCTCGACGACTACCTGCACCGTCTCGAGGAGGCCGAGCGCCGCGACCACCGCCGCCTCGGCCGGGAGATGGACCTGTTCCACTTCCAGGAGGAAGGGCCGGGCGTCGTCTTTTGGCACGCCAAGGGCTGGACGATCTTCCAGGAGCTGATCGCCTATATGCGCCGCCGGCTGCGCGGCGACTATGCCGAGGTGAACGCCCCGCAGATCCTCGACAAGGCCCTGTGGGAGACCTCCGGCCACTGGGGCTGGTACCGGGAAAACATGTTCGCCGCGCAGTCGGCGGGCGACGAGGCCGAGGACAAGCGCTGGTTCGCCCTCAAGCCGATGAACTGCCCGGGCCACGTGCAGATCTTCAAGCACGGCCTGAAATCCTACCGCGACCTACCCCTGCGGCTGGCCGAGTTCGGCGTGGTGCACCGCTACGAGCCCTCGGGGGCCATGCACGGGCTGATGCGCGTGCGCGGCTTCACGCAGGACGACGCCCACGTGTTCTGCACCGAGGACCAGCTCGCCGACGAGTGCCTGAAGATCAACGACCTGATCCTCTCGACCTACGCGGATTTCGGCTTCGACCAGATCGTCGTGAAGCTCTCGACCCGGCCCGAGAAGCGCGTCGGCTCGGACGCGCTCTGGGACCACGCCGAGGACGTGATGACCCGGGTGCTCGCGCAGATCGAGGCGCAGTCGGCCGGCCGGATCCGCACGGAGGTCAACCCGGGGGAGGGCGCGTTCTACGGGCCGAAATTCGAGTACGTGCTCCGCGACGCCATCGGGCGCGACTGGCAATGCGGCACCACGCAGGTCGACTTCAACCTGCCCGAGCGATTCGGTGCCTTCTACATCGACGCCGACGGCACCCGGAAGCCGCCCGTGATGGTGCACCGGGCGATCTGCGGCTCGATGGAGCGGTTCACCGGCATCCTGATCGAGCACTTCGCCGGGCATTTCCCGCTCTGGTTGTCCCCGGTCCAGGTGGTGGTGGCGACGATCACGGGCGAGGCCGATGCCTACGCGCGCGACGTCGTGCGGGCCCTGGAGCGGGCAGGGCTGCGGGTCGAGGCGGATCTGCGCAACGAGAAGATCAACTACAAGGTCCGGGAGCACTCGCTCGCCAAGGTGCCGGTCCTCCTCGCGCTCGGAAAGCGCGAGGCCGAGGAGCGCACGGTCTCGATCCGGCGGCTCGGCAGCCAGCAGACCCGCTCGCTGCCCCTCACGGAGGCGGTGGCGGCCTTCGTGGCGGAAGCGACCGCCCCGGACCTGCGCCGGGCGCAAGCCGTGGCCGACACGGTCCCGACCAGCGACACAATCCTCGACGGGCATCACGGCGTCCACGCGACGCCGTGA
- a CDS encoding DUF1467 family protein: MNRILTALTRSTPATLAAVAVLVAAFVTVAVSQFRLTIGGAIALYFVVWWTLLFAVLPLRNQPETRPGHVVPGQDLGAPARPRLREKAIWTTLVAGVAFLAALAIFPLTGL; this comes from the coding sequence GTGAACCGGATCCTGACCGCCCTGACCCGCTCGACGCCGGCGACCCTGGCCGCCGTCGCCGTGCTGGTGGCCGCCTTCGTGACCGTGGCCGTGAGCCAGTTTCGGCTCACGATCGGCGGGGCGATCGCGCTCTACTTCGTCGTGTGGTGGACGCTGCTCTTCGCGGTCCTGCCGCTGCGCAACCAACCCGAGACCCGGCCCGGGCACGTGGTGCCGGGCCAGGATCTGGGCGCCCCGGCCCGTCCGCGTCTGCGCGAGAAGGCGATTTGGACGACGCTGGTGGCCGGCGTCGCCTTCCTCGCCGCCCTGGCCATATTCCCGCTGACGGGGCTGTAG
- the mce gene encoding methylmalonyl-CoA epimerase, whose protein sequence is MIGRLNHVAIAVQDLEAACAVYRDTLGATITPPLPQPEHGVTVVFVELPNSKIELMAPLGEGSPIEAFVARNPGGGVHHVCYEVEDILAARDRLKAQGARVLGTGEPRIGAHGKPVLFLHPKDFLGTLVELEQV, encoded by the coding sequence ATGATCGGTCGGCTCAATCACGTGGCCATCGCCGTGCAGGATCTCGAGGCGGCCTGCGCCGTGTACCGCGACACCCTGGGCGCGACGATCACGCCGCCCCTGCCGCAGCCCGAGCACGGGGTCACGGTGGTGTTCGTCGAGCTTCCCAACAGCAAGATCGAGCTGATGGCGCCCTTGGGCGAAGGGTCTCCGATCGAGGCCTTCGTGGCCCGTAACCCGGGCGGCGGCGTCCACCACGTCTGCTACGAGGTCGAGGACATCCTGGCCGCCCGCGACCGGCTGAAGGCCCAGGGCGCCCGGGTGCTCGGCACCGGCGAACCGCGGATCGGCGCTCATGGCAAGCCGGTCCTGTTCCTGCACCCCAAGGACTTCCTCGGCACGCTCGTCGAGCTGGAGCAGGTGTGA
- a CDS encoding ribonuclease J: MVMGQEELVFLPLGGVGEIGMNAALYGFGPEKGRKWIMVDCGMGFAGEEQMPGIDLMFPDLSFIEERRKDLLGIFITHAHEDHIGAISELWPRLKVPVYATRFAKNLLETRRLSEPGAPKVELREVKPGRRVTVGPFELEYVPVSHSIPESNAIAIRTAAGLVVHTGDWKIDPTPVAGEVTSPEAFTALGDEGILALVCDSTNVVREGFSPSEREVAATLKTLIAESPHRVAVTTFASNVARIRAVAEAAVACGREIVAVGRAMDRVIDVARECGYLDGLPEFRRSDSWKNLSRERVVALLTGSQGEPRAALARVSRKDHPDISLAAGDRVIFSSRAIPGNERDVGSIINDLIEQGVEVITDRTELVHVSGHPRRDEMVEMYKWTRPGTSIPVHGEALHLDEHARFARAQGVQNVVKARNGSLVRLSPGKPEVIDHVKAGRLFKDGNVLIDEKDRAIPERRKLMQAGLVSVAIAIDEDGVVLGDPAVDIIGLPNRGRSGEPLIETVVDAVSRTLSGMSRGKLKDSEGVEKAVDRAVRTAVNEVWGKKPACHVQVVEV; encoded by the coding sequence ATGGTGATGGGACAGGAGGAGCTGGTCTTCCTGCCGCTCGGCGGCGTGGGCGAGATCGGGATGAATGCGGCCCTCTACGGGTTCGGTCCGGAGAAGGGCCGGAAGTGGATCATGGTCGATTGCGGCATGGGCTTCGCCGGCGAGGAGCAGATGCCGGGGATCGACCTGATGTTCCCCGACCTCTCCTTCATCGAGGAGAGGCGGAAGGACCTGCTGGGGATCTTCATCACCCACGCACACGAGGACCATATCGGGGCGATCTCGGAGCTGTGGCCTCGCCTCAAGGTGCCGGTCTACGCGACCCGCTTCGCCAAGAACCTGCTTGAGACCCGCCGCCTCTCGGAGCCCGGCGCCCCGAAGGTCGAGCTGCGCGAAGTGAAGCCGGGCCGCCGGGTGACGGTCGGCCCGTTCGAGCTCGAATACGTGCCGGTCTCGCACTCGATCCCCGAGTCGAACGCCATCGCGATCCGCACCGCCGCGGGCCTCGTGGTTCATACCGGCGACTGGAAGATCGACCCGACCCCCGTGGCCGGCGAGGTCACCTCGCCCGAGGCGTTCACGGCGCTTGGCGACGAGGGCATCCTGGCGCTCGTCTGCGACTCCACCAACGTGGTGCGCGAGGGCTTCTCGCCGAGCGAGCGGGAGGTCGCCGCCACCCTCAAGACGCTGATCGCGGAGTCGCCCCACCGGGTCGCGGTCACGACCTTCGCGTCAAACGTGGCGCGCATCCGGGCCGTGGCCGAGGCGGCCGTGGCCTGCGGCCGCGAGATCGTGGCGGTCGGCCGGGCCATGGACCGGGTGATCGATGTGGCCCGCGAATGCGGCTACCTCGACGGCCTGCCCGAGTTCCGCCGCTCGGATTCCTGGAAGAACCTGTCCCGCGAGCGGGTCGTGGCCCTGCTCACCGGCTCGCAGGGCGAGCCGCGGGCGGCGCTCGCCCGAGTCTCCCGCAAGGACCATCCGGATATCAGCCTGGCTGCCGGCGACCGGGTGATCTTCTCGTCGCGGGCGATCCCCGGCAACGAGCGCGACGTCGGCTCAATCATCAACGACCTGATCGAGCAGGGCGTCGAGGTGATCACCGACCGGACCGAGCTGGTCCACGTCTCCGGCCACCCGAGGCGGGACGAGATGGTCGAGATGTACAAGTGGACCCGGCCGGGCACATCCATCCCGGTCCACGGCGAGGCGCTGCACCTCGACGAGCACGCCCGCTTCGCCCGGGCCCAGGGCGTCCAGAACGTCGTCAAGGCCCGCAACGGCAGCCTCGTCCGCCTGAGCCCCGGCAAGCCCGAGGTGATCGACCACGTGAAGGCCGGCCGCCTGTTCAAGGACGGCAACGTCCTGATCGACGAGAAGGACCGGGCGATCCCCGAGCGGCGCAAGCTCATGCAGGCCGGCCTGGTCTCGGTGGCCATCGCCATCGACGAGGACGGCGTCGTGCTGGGTGATCCGGCGGTGGACATCATCGGCCTGCCCAATCGCGGCCGCTCCGGCGAGCCGTTGATCGAGACGGTGGTCGATGCGGTCTCGCGCACCCTGTCGGGGATGTCGCGGGGCAAGCTCAAGGACTCGGAGGGCGTCGAGAAGGCGGTCGACCGGGCCGTGCGCACCGCCGTCAACGAGGTCTGGGGCAAGAAGCCGGCCTGCCACGTGCAGGTGGTGGAAGTCTGA
- a CDS encoding biotin--[acetyl-CoA-carboxylase] ligase: MSYRLGPEARAQGHRLHVHGTLGSTNTEAMAQAQAGETGPLWVVTQRQEAGRGRRGNTWASLPGNLAASVLWPVAGVAPEHLAELGFVAGLALIEALEATCGTLPDTRGAPCARSLALKWPNDVLLGGGKLAGLLLEAETLPGGRRAAVVGFGVNVAAAPEGLGATSLAATGYAGGSEALLEHLSDRMAVRARAWDRGRNFAPLREDWLARAAGLGSEIAVRSGGHILRGVFETIDEGGRLVILAPDGKRHTVTAGEVHFGTAATAA, encoded by the coding sequence TTGAGCTACCGTCTCGGACCCGAGGCGCGTGCCCAGGGCCACCGCCTGCACGTTCACGGCACGCTGGGCTCGACCAACACTGAGGCCATGGCCCAGGCCCAGGCGGGTGAGACCGGTCCACTCTGGGTGGTGACCCAGCGGCAGGAGGCGGGCCGGGGGCGCCGTGGAAACACCTGGGCGTCGCTGCCGGGCAACCTCGCGGCGAGCGTGCTCTGGCCGGTGGCCGGGGTGGCGCCCGAGCACTTGGCCGAGCTCGGCTTCGTCGCCGGCCTCGCCCTGATCGAGGCGCTGGAGGCGACCTGCGGCACCCTGCCGGATACCCGGGGCGCGCCTTGCGCACGATCTCTGGCGTTGAAATGGCCGAACGACGTGCTGCTCGGCGGCGGCAAGCTGGCAGGGTTGCTGCTGGAAGCCGAGACGCTGCCGGGGGGGCGCAGAGCCGCGGTCGTCGGCTTCGGCGTCAACGTCGCGGCGGCCCCGGAGGGACTCGGCGCAACGAGCTTGGCCGCGACGGGTTACGCGGGCGGCTCCGAAGCGCTACTGGAACATCTCTCGGACCGGATGGCCGTGCGAGCACGCGCCTGGGACCGAGGACGGAATTTCGCTCCCCTGCGCGAGGATTGGCTCGCGCGGGCCGCGGGTCTTGGGTCGGAGATCGCGGTGCGGAGCGGCGGACACATCCTGCGGGGCGTGTTCGAGACCATCGACGAGGGGGGGCGGCTCGTGATCCTCGCCCCCGACGGAAAACGGCATACCGTGACGGCGGGCGAGGTGCATTTTGGAACGGCCGCGACGGCGGCATGA